The following is a genomic window from Planctomycetia bacterium.
GGGGAGGAGTTTGAAGTTTTCAGTGTTCAGTTTTCAGTGAGGACGAGGAGCCAAAACACTGAAAACTGAACACTGAAAACTTCAAACTAACTCCGATGTGAATCCTTGCGATCGCCGCACATTAGCGGAACACCAGCTTCATCACGTCCGACGCACCGAGCGTGCGCGGGCTGGAGAAGAGTTCGCCGGCGCGGAAGCCGGCGGCGGTGCCGTAGTGGTGCGCGATGGACATCGCCCGGTCGAAGACCTGCGCCTTCTCGGGCGGGAACTGGGTTTGATAGCAGCGGATCGACGCCATTTTCATGTCGAGCGTGTCAGAGATGTCGGCGACGAAATGTCCGAGGCCGGGCGGCATTTCCAACGAGATGAAAGACAGCGAAAAGTAGAGCTGTGCGGCGATGGTGTGGACCGGCAAGCCGTCGAACTGTTCGTCCCACTTGGTGAGCCGGGAATAGAACACCGCGGCGTCGGTGATTTGCATCGCCTGCCAGTGATCGGGCGAGGCGAGCGGCGTTTTCTCGCCGAAGCCGATGACGAGTTTCGGCCGGTACTTGCGGAACTCCTTGGCGAGCGCGACGCGGTTCTCGAACGTGTCGAAGAGCCGGCGATTGGTCAGATCGAGTTGAATGCGCGTCTCGACGCCCAGCGCTTTGGCGGCCGCGGCGGCTTCGGCCAGCCGCACTTCCGGTCCCGGCGAGCGCGGCGTGGGTTCGCCGTCGGTGAGGTCGATGATGCCGACGCGATAGCCTTGCCGGACGAGTTGTGCTAGCGTGCCGCCGCAGGCGATTTCCACATCATCCGGATGAGCGCCTACGGCGATGACGTCGAGGGTTGGGAAGTCCAATTCCGCCATCAGCAACCTTTAGTCATTGGACATGAAGATCCGGATCCATGCGTTCGTGCAATACGCGAATTATTTCGACTACGTCATCTTGGCGAGTGCGATAGACCAGTACATGTCGGGGCTTGTGAACCCGTTCGTTTCGATTAGAGACACGGTCGCGGCTGAATCTGACGTGATAGGTTCGCGCGGCCGATTTCAATCCTTCAACCGCGTAGCTGCCAATTCGATGCGCGTCGTCTACGATGTCCTTCAAGCTCTGGAAAATCAGTATCTCATATCGATCACGGGCGTTTTCGCCAAATGCAGAGGCCGTCCAGCGCAGTACATCCTCGATATCCGCATTTGCACTCGGTGATAATACGTACTTCGGCCGAGGCGAACTCATTGCCCGACCTCGGAAGCCCTTTCGCACGCTTGACGGCCGAGGCCATGTAAGTATTCCTTCAACTCTTCCTCGCCGTGCAGCATAATGCCTTCTCCGCGATCAAGCTGTTCGATCCCTTCGTTGCACAACTTTCTGAGCAATTCCAGTCTTTCCTGATCCTCATTGGTCTGCCGTTCTAGCAGGCGCAGTGCAGCGCGCACCACTTCTCCCGCGTCCGGAAAACTGCCACTGGCGATCTGGCCGTCAACAAACTGTCGAAAATGCTCAGTCAATTCCACCTGGATCGTTGACATCTCAAAATCTCCGGAAGTGGCGCTCGAGTTAGCTCAGCCTATTCTATCACAAACCGTGTCGCGGTCGCGCATTTCTCTCCGCGCCTAAGCGCCTCCGCGGCCTAACCGGTCTTCACCACGGCCAGCAAGAAGCTCGGGTTGAGGGCGTCGAACCGCACTCTTTCCAACTGGTACGTTCCGCGGGCGACGTTGATCATCCAGACTTTCACGTCTGACTCGCGACGTTGCAGCGTGCCATGCACGTCGGCCAGGTTTTCGATGCTGCCGACGTTCGCCACGAGGCGGCCGCCGATGCGCAACCGCTCGTAGGCCGCTTCGACGAGGTCGCCGAGTTCCCGGCCCGTGCCGCCGAGGAAGATGGCGTCTGGTTCTTGGAGATCGCGCCAGGCCTCCGGCGCGCGGCCGAGGACGGGCACGAGGTTTGTTAGACCGAAGCGTTGCGCGTTGGCGAGGATCAGGGAGTGATCTTCCTGATCCATTTCAATCGCATACGTCGTTCCGCCGGAAGCCAACTGCGCCGCCTCGACGGCCACTGAGCCGCTGCCGGCGCCGATGTCCCAGACGATGCTCCGCGGGCCGAGGTCCATTTCCGCCAAGGCCATCGATCGCACTTCGGCCGGCGTGAGCAATCCGCTCTTGGGCTTCGATTGCAGGAACATCACGTCCGGGTTGCCAAAGAGTCGCTTGCCGAGCGCTTCGGCGGGGCGGTCCGGCACGTGCGGCTTGCGGACGAGAATCATCACGTTCAACGGCGCGAATTCGTGACCAGCAATGTCGGCCAATTCGCCTTGCGTCACGCGCTCGTCGGGCGAACCGAGGTTCTCGCAGACGTAGCAGGAGAAGTAATCGATCTTGCGATCGATCAACGCTTTGGCGACCGCGGCGGGCGTGTGGGCTGCGGAGGTGAACATGCCGACCTTTTCCGCGACGCGGATTTTCTCGATCACCGCGTCGAAGGCGTGATTCGCCAGATTGGTCAGATAGGCTTCTTCCCAGCTTTCTTTGACGCGCGCGAAGGCCAACTGCATGCTGCTGACGTGCGGCGTGACGTCGAAGTGATCTTTGCCGACGCGTTCGCAAAGATAGCGCGCGGTGCCGTAGAACAGCGGATCGCCGGAGGCCAGCACCACGGCCCGCTGTTGCGCGGCGGCCGAGAGCCGCGCCACGGCCTGATCCAGGTTCGCCCCGAGCACGAATCGCTCGGCCTTGGACTTCGGCGCGAGGGCTAGCGTGTGCTCCGCCCCGAGCAGCAAATCCGCCTCGTCAATCAATTGCCGGGCCTGGTTTGTCAGCCCCGCGACGCCGTCGTCGCCGATGCCGATGATGTGAATCTTGCGTCGTTCTGTGGTCGGGGCGGGCATGTTCGTGCGGTTCGTGTGGGGGGAGATTTTGTAGCTTCCACCACGGAGGCACGGAGGCACGGAGTGGCATTGCCGATTGAACCGCAAAGTCGCTGAGGCGCAGAGAGCAGGAGGAATTTGACCGCGAAAGTCGCTAAATATCGCGAAAGTCGGACATGCTTTTTTGTGTCAAAGCCAAACCAGCACTGACAGTTCCTCGTTTCGCGTCATTTCGCGTATTTCGCGGTTCAACTCCCCTTGCTTCGCCTCTTTGCGACTCCGCGGTTCAAACCGCGCTCCGTCTCCTTGTCCTCCGTGCCTCCGTGGTGAAATCCTGGAAAGGCCGTTTTGACGGCCTGTGCCGGTGATTCTAGGCCCCGGCGTCCAATACTGACAACGCCTCCTGCCCAACGGGCGGCGGGCAACGTAGAGTTGTTATCCCAATTAATTCCCTGGCGAACGCATGGCGGACAACGGATGGAGTGGCTGAGCGTCATTATTCTGGCAGTGATCCAAGGGATCACCGAGTTTCTGCCGATCAGTTCCGACGGGCACCTGGCGGTGGGCGAGGCGCTCTGCGAGAGCCTGTTCCACGTCAAATTCGCCAACAAACTCGGGCTGACGATCGTACTCCACGCCGGCACGTTCGTCGCCGTGTTGGCCTTCTATTGGAACCGCGTCTGGCGATTGCTGGGAGCGGACATTCACGTGCTGGGACTGTTGATCATCGGCACGTTGCCGGCGGTCGTGACGGGCATGTTGTTGAAGGTCTTCGCCTCACATTGGCTGGAAAGCCCGTTGCTGACTGGCTGGCTGTTGCTGGTCAACGCGGCGCTCTTGTGGTGGGCCAGCCATCGGCCGCTCGGCACGCTGACGTATCAGGAACTCACCTGGCGGCAGGCGCTCGTAATCGGACTGTTTCAAGCGGTGGCGCCGTTGCCAGGAATTTCGCGCAGCGGCAGCACGATCGGCGCCGGGTTATGGCTCGGCCTGAAACGCGAAGACGCCGCGACGTTTTCATTCTTGCTCTCGCTGCCGGCCGTCGGCGGCGCGATCGTTTTGGAAACCATCGACATCGCCCGCAACGGTAACGCGGGGCTTTCCTGGACGATCCTGGCCACCGGCGCGGCAGTCTCCTGCTTCGTCGGCATTTTTGCCCTGCGCTGGCTGATTACTTGGCTACAGCGCGGCAAGTTGCAGTACTTCGCGCTGTGGTGCGTGCCGATGGGCTTGGCGGTGATTGCCTGGCAGATGACGATCGCGAGATAGCGCGTTCGTAGCTACGCAACTCATTGTGACGAATAGCGCTCTTGCTACTTGTTCCAGCCTTCAAGCCGTCTGGCGAAAACCTCATTCTGCGGGTTTTCGAACAGTTCATCCGCTTCCGGTTTGCTGAAGAACTCCTGCAACTCAGCCGGAGTGGCCGTGATTCGTACGGTCATTGATCGCTTGTCTTGCTTGACGGTCCCTGACAGCCGTCCGCTACGAACAACAGAAGCAAAAGCCTCAGGGCTTGGGCTCCAGAGTCGCAATTCCCCCTTTCTCGCATCGTGATGAAAGCGGAAGAACCAATGCCCCTGAGCTCCTTCATCTAGGATCTTGTCGAACAAGCAGTACGAATGGTCGCCAAGTCGAGTCAACATGAGCGTAGAATCGATTGCTTCAAAGCGATCTTGCTTCTCATTCCATTGCAAACGCGCCATCACGAGCCGGCCATCGGACACGTATTTCAGTTGCAAAGTCGATGAAGTCGCATGCTGCTTTGCGGAAGGGATGTACCAAGTGCCATCAAGCTTGCGACCTTCTTCCTTGCGCAACGGACTGCCGATCGGATGATCCAAGAATACATGGTCGCAGCCGCAGAAGGAACCGATCGTCAACAGAGCCCCAAGGAACATAGTAAGCCGTGGCATAAAACGCTCCCGTTGGGAATTGCCTGCATCGACAGGATTATGAGCGCGTCTCATAGTCGTTGTACGCATCCATCGCCGGGTCGTCCCAGCCCGCGAGACCTAACGCCACTCCCTGCGCTGCATACGTTGCTCGCAGTTCTTCCAGGTCCAATGCGAACGTTGAACTCAGCCGCTCGCCCAAGTAGTCGGCCAAGGCCTGTTGCATTTCCGGCGTGATAGGGAAAAACATGAGCGAATTGTACCGCCATGCGGTGAATTCCGCAAAATCAATGGGACGGCTTGCTCCCTGCGGGGCTAGCTAAGGGCGGCTATACTAATGGAAGCGACGAAAACCTTACTTTCGCGGAGCCCCGCGTCCCATGCCTGTCAATTTGCTACGCAATCTCCCCTCGGTGAACGAGCTGCTCGAAAGCCCGCCGCTCAGGAATCTGGCGGCGCGGCTGAGTCATAGCGTGGTGGTGACGCGCGCGCGGGGCGTGTTGGAGGAGTTGCGGAGCGAGTTGAAGACCTCGGCGAGCGAGGCCTCGTTGCCGAACGTGGCCGATTTGGCGGAGCGGATTGCGCGGCGGATTTTGGAAGGCGAACAACCGTCGCTGCGATCGGTGGTGAACGCGACGGG
Proteins encoded in this region:
- a CDS encoding type II toxin-antitoxin system ParD family antitoxin; protein product: MSTIQVELTEHFRQFVDGQIASGSFPDAGEVVRAALRLLERQTNEDQERLELLRKLCNEGIEQLDRGEGIMLHGEEELKEYLHGLGRQACERASEVGQ
- a CDS encoding PIG-L family deacetylase, whose amino-acid sequence is MAELDFPTLDVIAVGAHPDDVEIACGGTLAQLVRQGYRVGIIDLTDGEPTPRSPGPEVRLAEAAAAAKALGVETRIQLDLTNRRLFDTFENRVALAKEFRKYRPKLVIGFGEKTPLASPDHWQAMQITDAAVFYSRLTKWDEQFDGLPVHTIAAQLYFSLSFISLEMPPGLGHFVADISDTLDMKMASIRCYQTQFPPEKAQVFDRAMSIAHHYGTAAGFRAGELFSSPRTLGASDVMKLVFR
- a CDS encoding undecaprenyl-diphosphate phosphatase, which codes for MEWLSVIILAVIQGITEFLPISSDGHLAVGEALCESLFHVKFANKLGLTIVLHAGTFVAVLAFYWNRVWRLLGADIHVLGLLIIGTLPAVVTGMLLKVFASHWLESPLLTGWLLLVNAALLWWASHRPLGTLTYQELTWRQALVIGLFQAVAPLPGISRSGSTIGAGLWLGLKREDAATFSFLLSLPAVGGAIVLETIDIARNGNAGLSWTILATGAAVSCFVGIFALRWLITWLQRGKLQYFALWCVPMGLAVIAWQMTIAR
- the cbiE gene encoding precorrin-6y C5,15-methyltransferase (decarboxylating) subunit CbiE, with amino-acid sequence MPAPTTERRKIHIIGIGDDGVAGLTNQARQLIDEADLLLGAEHTLALAPKSKAERFVLGANLDQAVARLSAAAQQRAVVLASGDPLFYGTARYLCERVGKDHFDVTPHVSSMQLAFARVKESWEEAYLTNLANHAFDAVIEKIRVAEKVGMFTSAAHTPAAVAKALIDRKIDYFSCYVCENLGSPDERVTQGELADIAGHEFAPLNVMILVRKPHVPDRPAEALGKRLFGNPDVMFLQSKPKSGLLTPAEVRSMALAEMDLGPRSIVWDIGAGSGSVAVEAAQLASGGTTYAIEMDQEDHSLILANAQRFGLTNLVPVLGRAPEAWRDLQEPDAIFLGGTGRELGDLVEAAYERLRIGGRLVANVGSIENLADVHGTLQRRESDVKVWMINVARGTYQLERVRFDALNPSFLLAVVKTG